A window of Campylobacter lari subsp. lari contains these coding sequences:
- the hypF gene encoding carbamoyltransferase HypF, which produces MSHFGYEIHIKGLVQGVGFRPFVFNIAKELNLKGEVYNNSLGVVIILECSNDELEIFKEKLFANLPPLARIDDFNFSYKKLQKTYNEFSISTSQDSEKFSPILSDFALCEDCYNEFYDEKNPRFKYPFITCTNCGPRFSIIKKLPYDRVNTTMNEFKMCSFCQSEYDDPTNRRFHAQPLSCPKCKITIFLKDKNQNILAKDEKAFILLAKLLEEGKIIAFKGMGGFHLICDSTNKNAINELRIRKNRPKKPFAIMVKDLKMAQELAFINEAEAKLLTSNLKPIVILNSKNIHKSLAPDTNKIGIMLAYMGTHLMLFEHFKKPIIATSANLSSQSIIYEETKLLEQLSDVFDFYLDYDRAIYNSSDDSIAQVIGKEVMFLRTSRGLNPLYINTAGIFNAKENILALGSELKNEFACFFKNQIFISPYIGDMKSLDIQERFFKILTFFQNSYKLNFDQILSDKHPQFNYVKEFKDYKNFRVQHHYAHLCACLFEHKIYKNDVLAFVFDGTGYGDDGKIWGGEIFRANLKSYERLNHFKNFKLINADIKNIANLALALIFDFNLESKASEFLAKFSQVKLNNLKKIHTQSSLYTSSLGRIIDAFGAFAFDMQKLDYEAQIGLLMEKYYDKNLDYNYKFDIYEKEICFKNAFLQALEDKDKVKISTGLLNGIANLIIEYSKDFKEEVLLCGGVFQNKTLLEILVRKNFAYKTSLQFPCNDSSIALGQLVHYLSLKT; this is translated from the coding sequence ATGTCCCACTTTGGATATGAAATTCATATTAAAGGGCTAGTGCAAGGCGTTGGCTTTCGCCCTTTTGTTTTTAATATAGCTAAAGAGCTTAATTTAAAAGGTGAGGTTTATAATAATAGCTTAGGTGTTGTTATAATACTTGAGTGTAGCAATGATGAATTAGAAATTTTTAAAGAAAAACTTTTTGCTAATTTACCACCTTTAGCTAGGATAGATGATTTTAATTTTTCTTATAAAAAACTTCAAAAAACTTATAATGAATTTAGCATAAGTACTTCACAAGATAGTGAAAAATTTAGCCCGATTTTAAGCGATTTTGCTCTTTGTGAGGATTGCTATAATGAATTTTATGATGAGAAAAATCCGCGTTTTAAATACCCTTTCATTACTTGTACAAATTGCGGGCCAAGATTTTCTATTATAAAAAAACTTCCATATGATAGAGTTAATACGACTATGAATGAGTTTAAAATGTGTTCTTTTTGTCAAAGTGAGTATGATGATCCTACTAATCGTCGATTTCATGCCCAGCCACTTTCATGCCCAAAATGTAAAATTACTATTTTTTTAAAAGATAAAAATCAAAATATTTTAGCCAAAGATGAAAAAGCTTTTATCTTGCTTGCAAAGCTTTTAGAAGAAGGTAAAATCATAGCTTTTAAAGGTATGGGTGGGTTTCATTTAATTTGTGATAGCACAAATAAAAATGCTATAAATGAACTTAGAATACGCAAAAATCGCCCTAAAAAGCCTTTTGCTATCATGGTAAAAGATCTTAAAATGGCTCAAGAATTAGCTTTTATCAATGAAGCTGAGGCAAAACTTTTAACTTCAAATTTAAAACCCATAGTTATTTTAAATAGCAAAAATATCCATAAAAGCTTAGCGCCAGATACTAATAAAATAGGTATTATGTTAGCTTATATGGGAACGCATTTAATGCTTTTTGAACATTTTAAAAAACCTATCATTGCAACAAGTGCTAATTTAAGCTCACAAAGCATTATTTATGAAGAAACAAAACTTTTAGAGCAACTTAGCGATGTGTTTGATTTTTATCTTGATTATGATAGAGCAATATATAACTCAAGCGATGATAGCATTGCTCAAGTTATTGGTAAAGAGGTAATGTTTTTAAGGACTTCAAGAGGTCTTAACCCACTTTATATCAATACAGCAGGTATTTTTAATGCAAAAGAAAATATTCTAGCTCTAGGAAGTGAGTTAAAAAACGAATTTGCATGTTTTTTTAAAAATCAAATTTTTATTTCTCCTTATATAGGTGATATGAAAAGTTTAGACATACAAGAGAGATTTTTTAAAATTTTAACTTTCTTTCAAAACTCTTATAAGTTAAATTTTGATCAAATTTTAAGCGATAAACACCCACAATTTAACTATGTAAAAGAATTTAAAGATTATAAAAATTTTCGCGTGCAACACCACTATGCGCATTTATGTGCTTGTTTATTTGAACATAAAATTTACAAAAATGATGTTTTAGCCTTTGTTTTTGATGGGACAGGTTATGGAGATGATGGAAAAATTTGGGGTGGGGAGATTTTTAGAGCAAATTTAAAAAGCTATGAAAGGCTAAATCATTTTAAAAATTTCAAACTAATTAATGCAGATATTAAAAACATTGCAAATTTAGCTTTGGCTTTGATTTTTGATTTTAATTTAGAAAGCAAAGCTAGCGAGTTTTTAGCTAAATTTTCTCAAGTAAAATTAAACAATCTTAAAAAAATTCACACTCAAAGCTCTTTATATACGAGTTCTCTTGGTAGGATTATTGATGCTTTTGGCGCTTTTGCTTTTGATATGCAAAAACTTGATTATGAAGCACAAATTGGACTTTTGATGGAAAAATATTATGATAAAAATCTTGATTATAATTACAAATTTGATATCTATGAAAAAGAAATTTGCTTTAAAAATGCCTTTTTGCAAGCTTTAGAAGATAAAGATAAGGTTAAAATTAGCACTGGTTTGCTTAATGGCATTGCAAATTTAATTATAGAATATTCAAAAGATTTTAAAGAAGAAGTGCTTTTATGTGGCGGGGTATTTCAAAATAAAACCTTGCTTGAAATTTTAGTTCGAAAAAATTTTGCTTATAAAACTTCCTTACAATTTCCTTGCAATGACAGCTCTATTGCGCTTGGACAACTTGTGCATTATTTATCTTTAAAAACTTAA
- a CDS encoding M48 family metallopeptidase has translation MARQSTGIKGILEFKEFRFAFEKKKLKYLRLRIDRDLNFKLSIPLYYEQRDVLRFLEKNESWIRAKEKELSLKRVVLANNELYFLGKKYKLIFNENHKKVLIKNDKIFAKNQKSLDLFLRRSARVIFEYFIKKWQFVFKRKVQRICIKEMISRWGSCNHQKAYINLNLKLIQKPIKAIEYVILHELTHLIYPHHQKEFYDFLHKLMPDYKAREVFLKSLIF, from the coding sequence AAGAATTTCGTTTTGCTTTTGAAAAGAAAAAACTTAAATATCTAAGACTTAGGATAGATAGGGATTTGAATTTCAAGCTTAGTATACCGCTATATTATGAGCAAAGAGATGTTTTAAGATTTTTAGAAAAAAATGAAAGCTGGATTAGAGCCAAAGAAAAAGAACTTTCTTTAAAAAGGGTAGTTTTAGCAAATAATGAGTTGTATTTTTTAGGTAAAAAATATAAGCTAATTTTTAATGAAAATCATAAAAAAGTTCTCATAAAAAATGATAAAATTTTTGCAAAAAATCAAAAGTCCTTAGATCTTTTCTTAAGGCGTAGTGCTAGGGTGATTTTTGAGTATTTTATAAAAAAATGGCAATTTGTCTTCAAGAGAAAGGTACAAAGAATTTGTATTAAAGAAATGATTTCAAGATGGGGTTCTTGCAATCATCAAAAAGCATATATAAACTTAAATTTAAAACTCATACAAAAACCTATAAAAGCTATAGAATATGTGATTTTGCATGAACTTACACATTTAATCTACCCACATCATCAAAAAGAATTTTATGATTTTTTGCATAAATTAATGCCTGATTACAAAGCAAGAGAAGTTTTTCTAAAAAGTCTTATTTTTTAA